A stretch of the uncultured Desulfobacter sp. genome encodes the following:
- a CDS encoding sigma-54 dependent transcriptional regulator yields MEKILIVDDEKHYPMIIGEVLSEEGYTPFTASSGMEALDILTSQPIDLVLSDVKMPGMSGIDLLEKAKQIKPDLPVIIMTAFGSVEKAVEAMHKGAYTFILKPFENEALIAHIAKALSMSKIVRENTLLKDAIQSRYQFDNIIGKSKPMQGLYEIIKKVAPTSASVLVEGESGTGKELVAKSIHYNSMRKDQPLVAVNCSAFAESLLESELFGHEKGAFTGAVGMKKGRFEMADKGTLFLDEIGELPMPLQVKLLRVLQERTVERVGGTVSIPVDFRLIAATNKILEDEVKKGNFREDLYYRLNVVKANIPPLRDRLEDIPLLINHFIKKYTQGPEAAGIVTDIDKEAVQRLCDYEWKGNVRELENVIERAVILAPGSIITASDLPSKIRSPKSGTLQLDGIPDGVGLSETLAAVEKRMILRAMKKAGNVQTKAAKLLGIGKSGLNQKLKKFNIDKELNLHNK; encoded by the coding sequence ATGGAAAAGATATTGATTGTTGATGACGAAAAACACTACCCAATGATTATAGGAGAGGTGCTGTCGGAAGAAGGCTATACCCCGTTCACCGCGTCAAGCGGCATGGAAGCACTGGACATTTTAACTTCTCAACCCATTGACCTGGTTCTATCCGATGTCAAGATGCCGGGCATGTCCGGCATTGACCTGTTGGAAAAGGCCAAACAGATCAAACCGGATCTTCCGGTGATCATCATGACAGCATTCGGCAGCGTGGAAAAGGCTGTTGAGGCCATGCACAAGGGGGCCTACACCTTTATCTTAAAACCGTTTGAAAACGAAGCGCTCATTGCTCATATTGCCAAAGCACTGTCCATGTCCAAAATTGTCCGGGAGAACACGCTTTTAAAAGATGCCATCCAGTCCCGATACCAGTTTGACAACATCATTGGTAAAAGCAAGCCCATGCAGGGGCTATACGAAATCATCAAAAAGGTGGCCCCGACCAGTGCCTCGGTACTCGTTGAAGGAGAAAGCGGCACCGGCAAGGAACTTGTGGCCAAATCGATTCATTACAACAGCATGCGCAAAGACCAGCCCCTGGTTGCGGTGAATTGCTCGGCCTTTGCTGAATCTCTTCTGGAAAGCGAACTTTTCGGGCATGAAAAAGGGGCGTTCACCGGAGCGGTGGGGATGAAAAAAGGCCGGTTTGAAATGGCAGACAAAGGCACACTTTTTTTGGATGAAATCGGAGAGTTGCCCATGCCGCTCCAGGTTAAACTGTTGCGGGTGCTCCAGGAACGTACCGTGGAGCGGGTTGGCGGCACCGTAAGCATACCTGTGGACTTCAGGCTCATTGCGGCTACCAACAAAATCCTGGAAGATGAAGTCAAAAAAGGCAACTTCAGAGAAGACCTGTACTATCGTCTCAACGTAGTAAAAGCCAATATCCCCCCCTTGCGTGACCGACTGGAGGACATTCCTTTGCTTATTAATCATTTCATAAAAAAATACACCCAGGGGCCGGAGGCTGCCGGGATTGTGACCGATATTGACAAAGAAGCCGTCCAGCGACTGTGCGACTATGAGTGGAAAGGCAACGTCAGGGAGTTAGAAAATGTCATTGAAAGGGCTGTCATCCTGGCCCCGGGCAGCATAATCACAGCCTCAGACCTTCCTTCCAAGATCCGCAGCCCCAAATCCGGCACACTTCAGCTTGACGGCATCCCTGATGGCGTAGGCCTATCCGAAACCCTTGCCGCAGTGGAAAAAAGGATGATCCTGCGGGCAATGAAGAAGGCAGGTAACGTCCAGACCAAAGCAGCAAAGCTCCTTGGTATCGGGAAAAGCGGATTGAATCAAAAGCTAAAAAAATTCAATATAGACAAGGAGTTAAACCTTCATAATAAATAA
- the pilM gene encoding type IV pilus assembly protein PilM — translation MIFGKKDHLVGLDIGAAFVKVAELKTTKKGPVLHKFGTAKVPEGMIQEGRVADMEGLAEIIRSLFQSQKIKEKNVALSTGGHSVVVKTISTSKVPDEQLHRNIRAEAEQYIPYDIDDVNIDYQILGDSEFSAEQMNVLLVAVRQDLVDEYVELIRMAGLNPVIIDVDAFALQNIYETLPDVDHDRITLLLDVGASKTSVNILENNNSKMMRDMTNGCEQLVSVVSERLEIDREKALQIIMGEVDYPESEQALEELYEMVVGNWSSDICEVVYTFESSPGNARVENIVVSGGGGFIDLLTEKLTNELKVTVSKINPFAGLVSDSKELGELEAYQLLAPIALGLAMRRVNDK, via the coding sequence ATGATATTCGGAAAAAAAGATCACCTTGTCGGTTTAGACATCGGGGCTGCTTTTGTGAAAGTGGCCGAACTAAAAACGACCAAAAAAGGCCCTGTTCTTCATAAATTCGGTACTGCAAAGGTTCCCGAAGGAATGATTCAGGAGGGCCGGGTTGCCGATATGGAGGGGCTGGCTGAAATTATTCGTTCCTTATTCCAGTCTCAGAAAATCAAGGAAAAGAATGTAGCGCTTTCAACCGGCGGTCATTCAGTAGTGGTGAAAACGATCAGCACATCAAAGGTTCCGGATGAGCAGCTGCATCGAAATATCCGGGCTGAAGCTGAGCAATATATCCCATACGACATAGATGATGTTAATATTGATTATCAGATTCTAGGTGACAGCGAGTTTTCAGCGGAACAGATGAATGTGCTTCTTGTCGCGGTGAGACAGGATTTGGTGGATGAATATGTCGAGCTGATTCGTATGGCGGGCCTTAATCCCGTTATTATTGACGTGGACGCGTTTGCGCTTCAAAATATTTATGAAACCCTTCCCGATGTTGATCATGATCGCATAACCCTGTTGCTGGATGTCGGGGCCTCCAAAACGAGTGTGAATATACTTGAGAATAATAATTCCAAGATGATGCGGGATATGACCAATGGCTGTGAGCAGCTCGTTTCCGTTGTCAGTGAACGACTTGAAATTGACCGGGAAAAGGCATTGCAGATCATTATGGGCGAGGTCGATTATCCGGAATCCGAACAGGCGTTGGAGGAGCTTTATGAAATGGTTGTCGGCAACTGGTCTTCGGATATCTGCGAGGTGGTGTATACTTTTGAGTCCAGCCCCGGTAATGCCCGGGTGGAAAATATTGTTGTCAGCGGCGGGGGCGGCTTCATCGACCTGCTGACTGAAAAATTGACTAACGAGCTGAAGGTAACGGTGTCAAAGATTAATCCCTTTGCCGGACTGGTCAGCGATTCAAAAGAACTTGGCGAGCTGGAAGCGTATCAGCTTCTGGCCCCCATTGCACTGGGGCTTGCCATGAGACGGGTGAATGATAAATGA
- the yedF gene encoding sulfurtransferase-like selenium metabolism protein YedF, protein MMKELDCRKMDCPAPVLETKKCLENEPLSQIRILVDNDAAVENVSRFLTYAGFEVGVESDGIMSVVEGTRDQADAVKLSSGPTGQSASSSESSDNNTSAKIMVMAASNKFGVGDDELGAKLMINFIKTLKEMGKDLWRLVFVNHGVTLATMDSAVLDDLRELEASGVTILVCGTCLTHLDLMEKKAIGQTTNMLDIVTAMQLADKVINL, encoded by the coding sequence ATGATGAAAGAACTTGACTGCAGAAAAATGGATTGTCCGGCACCGGTACTGGAAACAAAAAAATGCCTGGAAAACGAACCGTTGTCACAAATTCGGATTCTGGTGGACAATGATGCCGCTGTTGAAAACGTGAGCCGATTTTTAACCTATGCAGGATTTGAAGTCGGTGTGGAATCAGACGGAATCATGTCTGTTGTAGAAGGCACCCGGGACCAGGCTGATGCCGTTAAACTATCTTCTGGACCAACAGGGCAGTCGGCATCCAGCTCAGAGTCATCTGACAACAACACCTCGGCAAAAATCATGGTGATGGCGGCTTCCAATAAATTTGGCGTTGGAGATGATGAACTGGGCGCAAAGCTGATGATCAATTTTATTAAAACCCTTAAAGAAATGGGCAAGGATCTGTGGAGATTGGTTTTTGTCAACCATGGCGTCACACTTGCTACAATGGATTCTGCAGTGCTCGATGACCTGCGGGAACTGGAAGCATCCGGAGTCACCATTCTTGTGTGCGGCACCTGCCTGACCCACCTGGATCTCATGGAGAAAAAGGCCATTGGCCAGACCACCAATATGCTGGATATTGTTACGGCCATGCAGTTGGCCGACAAAGTGATCAACTTATGA
- a CDS encoding SPOR domain-containing protein, whose amino-acid sequence MIRVARNISIRFWMTTLMVLPSGFLLFPRLTGWLSDMPASVFIVLMYLFLGLGLGVFMDIAGLWRIRGLVREAQLWEQSGIASRAEKKFIRAVRIFDSAWISPLAARRAEDMLISSLARFYLASGSRRREIQSAAGVWLAQHPKDGSLARFWLERFQDQDIPGTFSQSILTALADSWYADPELCRILVDVFLDQGRMDFSARRLYQSFLDLTDGDKDASQEDRKRAQTIQDTMFVSLDKPGSEPEIGIAESGSDTLGDERLELTTCMSGDQDNDDRLDRLDDQAFEDGPAQGRPEDIIYAGLSRVREKWWGWVRGIVIACIGIWLVFFVWGTVSHMFKAGEQPARQIKFVIPKPFTIQVAAYHKKVHADKYMASLAQKGVQASMKVTDGGGKTWYLVRVSDFTDQKSAQAYGNRLKADHIIDDFFVTKN is encoded by the coding sequence ATGATCCGCGTTGCCCGGAATATCAGCATCCGGTTTTGGATGACAACCTTGATGGTGCTGCCTTCGGGGTTTCTTTTGTTTCCCCGGTTGACCGGATGGCTTTCGGATATGCCTGCTTCGGTGTTTATTGTTTTGATGTATCTGTTTTTAGGCCTGGGGCTTGGCGTATTTATGGATATTGCAGGGCTCTGGCGTATCAGGGGGTTGGTGCGGGAAGCTCAATTGTGGGAGCAATCCGGCATTGCCTCCCGGGCTGAAAAAAAGTTTATCCGGGCAGTCCGAATTTTTGACAGCGCCTGGATATCACCTCTGGCTGCCCGGCGGGCGGAGGACATGCTCATTTCTTCTCTGGCGCGATTTTACCTGGCATCGGGCAGCCGGCGTCGGGAGATCCAGAGCGCTGCCGGCGTCTGGCTGGCACAGCACCCCAAAGACGGAAGTCTTGCCCGATTTTGGCTTGAACGCTTTCAGGATCAGGATATCCCCGGAACATTTTCCCAGTCCATACTTACGGCATTGGCCGATAGCTGGTATGCAGACCCTGAGCTTTGCCGGATACTGGTGGATGTGTTTTTAGACCAGGGGCGGATGGATTTTTCAGCAAGGCGTCTGTACCAGTCTTTTCTGGATTTGACAGACGGGGATAAAGATGCATCCCAAGAGGATCGGAAACGGGCACAAACGATTCAAGACACGATGTTTGTAAGCCTGGACAAGCCTGGCTCGGAACCGGAGATAGGCATTGCGGAATCGGGATCGGATACCCTTGGGGACGAACGACTTGAGTTGACAACATGTATGTCCGGGGATCAAGACAACGATGATCGCTTGGACCGTCTGGATGACCAGGCATTTGAAGATGGTCCTGCGCAGGGACGCCCGGAAGATATAATTTATGCCGGTTTGAGTCGGGTCCGGGAAAAATGGTGGGGCTGGGTGCGTGGCATAGTCATTGCCTGCATCGGTATCTGGTTGGTTTTTTTTGTATGGGGTACGGTTTCCCACATGTTTAAGGCCGGGGAGCAGCCTGCCCGGCAGATAAAGTTCGTGATTCCAAAACCGTTTACCATACAGGTGGCGGCGTATCATAAAAAAGTTCATGCCGATAAATATATGGCATCCCTTGCCCAGAAAGGGGTTCAGGCCTCTATGAAGGTGACGGACGGTGGGGGCAAAACCTGGTATCTGGTCCGTGTGTCTGACTTCACGGACCAGAAAAGCGCCCAGGCTTACGGCAACCGACTGAAAGCCGATCACATCATTGACGATTTTTTTGTAACCAAGAATTGA
- a CDS encoding FeoA domain-containing protein translates to MPDRHQQEKEQFRRLFGQRGFDRFEERFQILESFLKLEGHVSLAQIADKVRQDGLRVDNEFLQQCMDQLCRFGFASQVVFDRDETILYEHRHLGVHHDHMVCTQCGAIIEFNDDALEVLQEKLAAEYGFFMLQHKMEIYGLCGQCMDQRDDLIPLSRARIGERVEIVNVAAGRKMQMRFASMGLRTGIFVEIISNAIGGQIVIASDCNRLILCAGMAAKIWVRPGKRSEGASNDATGAAFLPFSNESLPIFRMASGKQGSIAKVNGGHFSRRRLGKMGFHPGVVVRVINNSPSSDSIEVMVRGHRCSLSEKDASKIFVENITP, encoded by the coding sequence ATGCCGGATCGGCATCAGCAGGAAAAAGAGCAGTTCCGCCGCCTTTTTGGCCAGCGGGGATTTGACCGTTTTGAGGAGCGGTTCCAGATACTGGAGTCCTTTCTAAAATTGGAAGGCCATGTCAGTCTCGCCCAAATTGCAGATAAGGTCAGGCAGGATGGCCTGCGTGTGGATAATGAATTCCTCCAGCAGTGCATGGATCAGCTGTGCCGGTTCGGATTTGCCAGTCAAGTGGTGTTTGACCGGGATGAAACCATTCTCTACGAACATCGTCATCTCGGGGTGCATCATGATCATATGGTCTGCACGCAATGCGGCGCAATTATTGAGTTTAATGATGACGCATTAGAGGTCCTTCAGGAAAAACTTGCTGCTGAATACGGTTTTTTTATGCTCCAGCATAAAATGGAGATTTATGGCCTTTGTGGGCAGTGTATGGACCAAAGAGACGATTTAATACCCTTGTCCCGGGCAAGAATTGGAGAACGGGTTGAAATCGTTAATGTGGCTGCCGGCAGGAAAATGCAGATGCGATTCGCCTCCATGGGGCTTCGCACGGGTATTTTTGTTGAAATTATTTCCAATGCCATTGGGGGGCAGATTGTCATTGCATCAGATTGCAATCGGCTGATTCTGTGCGCAGGAATGGCCGCAAAAATTTGGGTTCGCCCAGGAAAGAGATCCGAGGGGGCATCCAATGATGCTACTGGCGCAGCCTTCCTGCCGTTTTCCAACGAGTCTCTGCCGATTTTTCGGATGGCTTCAGGGAAACAAGGAAGTATTGCCAAAGTAAACGGTGGGCACTTTTCACGGCGGCGGCTGGGCAAGATGGGGTTTCACCCGGGTGTCGTTGTTCGGGTCATCAATAACAGCCCGTCGTCCGATTCCATTGAGGTTATGGTGCGGGGACATCGGTGTTCTCTGTCGGAAAAAGATGCCTCGAAAATTTTTGTTGAGAACATCACGCCGTAA
- a CDS encoding tetratricopeptide repeat protein, whose translation MANQGVSNERKKELAQMDPFQESLNKFVKWAAAHKKLLMISTGALVGVVVVFSAIMFSFKQSEINASELAAKAYETYEEQYSKDRDVRNGYDAVKDDFQTLFDEYPNTSAGRLALINFGKICFDAKDYDQAFDLYSKALSTVGDKAGVKNFLLCAMGTICELKNDLEKAKSYYLQVDEGESSLLKDDARFSLALLYEKLNDADAGRQMYEKIAESPGTSMYKDIAQARINK comes from the coding sequence ATGGCAAATCAAGGTGTATCAAATGAGCGAAAAAAAGAACTGGCTCAGATGGATCCGTTCCAGGAGAGTCTGAATAAGTTTGTCAAATGGGCTGCTGCTCACAAAAAATTATTGATGATTTCAACCGGCGCGCTGGTTGGGGTGGTGGTTGTTTTTTCTGCGATTATGTTCAGCTTTAAGCAGTCTGAAATCAACGCATCGGAACTGGCTGCCAAAGCCTATGAAACATATGAAGAACAATATTCCAAAGACCGTGATGTCCGCAACGGCTATGATGCGGTTAAAGATGATTTTCAAACGCTTTTTGATGAATATCCGAACACAAGTGCCGGGCGCTTGGCACTGATTAACTTTGGCAAGATCTGTTTTGATGCCAAAGACTATGATCAAGCATTTGATCTGTATTCCAAGGCTCTGTCAACTGTGGGGGACAAGGCCGGCGTCAAGAATTTTTTACTTTGCGCTATGGGAACCATTTGTGAATTGAAAAATGATCTGGAAAAGGCAAAATCTTATTACTTGCAGGTGGATGAGGGTGAATCAAGCCTTTTGAAGGATGATGCCCGGTTTTCCCTGGCATTGCTTTATGAAAAACTCAACGATGCGGATGCCGGGCGTCAGATGTACGAAAAAATTGCTGAAAGCCCGGGGACTTCCATGTATAAGGACATAGCTCAGGCCCGGATCAATAAATAG
- a CDS encoding YkgJ family cysteine cluster protein — protein MTLDLTQFKCLGCGACCKQSGYVRLRKEEPDIIADFLNMDVRDFIETFTCLTRDRHGLSIIDAPDGACIFLDGNGCRINPVKPAQCRDFPAKWRFSDFEHICEWARKNKLPPNQIY, from the coding sequence ATGACACTGGACCTGACACAATTTAAATGCCTGGGCTGCGGGGCCTGCTGCAAACAAAGCGGATATGTTCGTTTGCGCAAAGAAGAACCGGATATCATTGCCGACTTCCTGAATATGGACGTCAGGGATTTTATAGAGACCTTCACCTGCCTGACCAGGGATCGACACGGACTTTCCATCATTGACGCCCCTGACGGGGCCTGTATCTTTCTGGACGGCAACGGATGCCGCATAAACCCCGTCAAGCCGGCCCAGTGTCGGGACTTTCCTGCCAAATGGCGATTTTCGGATTTTGAACACATCTGTGAATGGGCACGAAAAAACAAATTACCGCCCAACCAGATATATTGA
- a CDS encoding tRNA-dihydrouridine synthase family protein, with translation MTQSIFETTIEPNVSTAQDLAQYLLSPLAIGNKTISNRMVLAPMAGLGHIAFRQLVTQFSGFGLLFTGMCSAKAVPHENPKVSHIFSWRPEELDHTVCQIFGAEPEIMARAARRVEAEGFFGVDLNFGCSVAAICKKGCGAALLKTPEKAVNIVAAVRKAVSCPVFVKFRTGWQDDPNFPVTMARAFEDAGADALTFHPRVAPDRRSRRPKWELIGKVRNAVTIPVFGNGNLFAPEHGIKMIRETRCQGLSIGRMAVARPWIFAQWTKGLKPEPSIYMETALEMARLLTDHYEDHFALKMFKKFAPYFCANFKFSNAILKSLIRAENMNELCDNIRHLLDPPPQTLNLPNINLFV, from the coding sequence ATGACACAATCGATCTTTGAAACAACAATAGAACCTAACGTCAGCACGGCCCAAGACCTGGCCCAATATCTGCTCAGCCCCCTTGCCATCGGCAACAAAACCATTTCCAATCGAATGGTGCTTGCACCCATGGCCGGACTAGGGCATATCGCGTTCAGACAGCTTGTGACCCAATTTTCAGGATTCGGCCTGCTCTTTACCGGCATGTGCTCGGCCAAAGCCGTTCCCCATGAAAACCCCAAAGTCTCCCATATATTTTCCTGGCGGCCTGAGGAGCTGGACCATACGGTCTGCCAGATATTTGGGGCAGAGCCTGAAATTATGGCCCGGGCTGCCCGGCGCGTTGAAGCTGAAGGATTCTTCGGGGTGGACCTGAATTTCGGGTGTTCCGTTGCAGCGATTTGTAAAAAAGGGTGCGGAGCCGCGCTTTTAAAAACGCCGGAGAAAGCCGTCAACATAGTAGCTGCAGTCAGAAAGGCTGTGTCATGCCCGGTTTTTGTTAAATTCAGAACCGGATGGCAGGATGATCCAAACTTCCCTGTGACCATGGCCCGGGCCTTTGAGGATGCGGGGGCAGATGCCTTGACCTTTCACCCCCGGGTCGCTCCGGACAGAAGAAGCCGGCGCCCCAAGTGGGAGCTGATTGGAAAAGTTCGCAACGCCGTCACCATTCCCGTGTTTGGCAACGGGAACCTGTTTGCCCCGGAACACGGGATCAAAATGATCCGGGAAACCCGCTGTCAGGGACTATCCATAGGCAGAATGGCCGTGGCCCGGCCCTGGATTTTTGCCCAGTGGACAAAAGGCCTGAAACCGGAACCATCCATCTATATGGAAACTGCCCTGGAGATGGCAAGGCTTTTAACGGATCATTACGAAGACCATTTTGCCCTGAAGATGTTTAAAAAATTTGCCCCGTATTTCTGCGCCAATTTCAAATTCTCCAACGCCATTTTAAAATCCCTGATACGGGCTGAAAATATGAACGAACTTTGCGACAACATACGGCATCTTCTGGACCCACCGCCCCAGACATTGAACCTGCCCAATATTAATCTGTTTGTTTGA
- a CDS encoding SPFH domain-containing protein has translation MGTDNLIFLEVLEWFDQTGQELVHRLPEKGSGEIKFGAQLIVRESQAAVFFYQGKAVGAFGPGRHTLKTANIPILTKFASLPWALESPLKAEVFFANLKTFTNLKWGTRDPVAFKDKDLGLVRLRAFGVFNLKIVQPVLFINTLAGTQGIYTSADVSDYLNQVVVSRFNDYIGEKVSSIFDLPEHYDELGKGLAQRLREDFSAFGLALTHLYINAITPPPEVQQAIDDKSRLGLFDDMNKLMQMKTAMAMEKIAENPQGIASDGAQAGLGLGLGMMLPGMFSQQMPSPAGQPADQTAQTTSCPECQNQIPLDAKFCPQCGHQQVIFARCQYCGKNITPGTKFCPRCGKQVVEKTKEKICSNCGAKNLPDSMFCNQCGEKY, from the coding sequence ATGGGAACCGACAACCTCATTTTCCTTGAAGTGCTGGAGTGGTTTGACCAAACCGGACAAGAACTGGTCCACCGTTTGCCGGAAAAAGGTTCCGGCGAAATCAAATTTGGGGCCCAGCTTATTGTCCGGGAAAGCCAGGCTGCTGTCTTTTTCTACCAGGGCAAGGCCGTTGGTGCATTTGGTCCCGGACGACACACGTTAAAAACCGCAAATATTCCTATTCTGACAAAATTTGCAAGCCTGCCATGGGCCTTGGAGAGCCCACTGAAAGCGGAAGTCTTTTTTGCCAATCTAAAAACCTTTACCAACCTGAAATGGGGGACAAGGGATCCAGTGGCATTCAAGGACAAGGATCTGGGCCTAGTCAGGCTCAGGGCCTTTGGGGTCTTTAATTTGAAAATTGTCCAGCCGGTTCTGTTCATCAACACCCTGGCAGGAACCCAGGGTATTTATACAAGTGCCGATGTCAGCGATTATCTCAACCAGGTGGTGGTATCCAGGTTCAACGATTATATCGGAGAAAAGGTCTCTTCCATTTTTGATCTGCCCGAACATTACGATGAACTGGGAAAGGGACTGGCCCAGAGATTGCGTGAGGATTTCAGCGCATTCGGGCTGGCCCTGACACATCTTTACATCAATGCAATTACCCCGCCCCCCGAGGTCCAGCAGGCCATTGATGACAAAAGCCGGTTAGGACTGTTTGATGACATGAACAAACTGATGCAGATGAAAACCGCCATGGCCATGGAAAAAATTGCTGAAAATCCGCAAGGGATTGCCTCGGACGGTGCCCAGGCAGGATTGGGATTAGGCCTTGGCATGATGCTGCCCGGCATGTTTTCACAACAGATGCCGTCCCCGGCAGGACAACCGGCTGACCAGACCGCACAGACCACAAGCTGCCCGGAGTGCCAAAACCAGATTCCTTTGGATGCAAAATTCTGTCCCCAGTGCGGTCACCAGCAGGTGATCTTTGCCCGTTGCCAATATTGCGGTAAAAACATCACACCCGGCACAAAATTCTGCCCCCGATGCGGAAAACAAGTTGTAGAGAAGACCAAAGAAAAAATATGCAGTAATTGCGGTGCAAAAAATCTGCCGGATTCAATGTTCTGTAACCAATGCGGAGAAAAATATTAG
- a CDS encoding SH3 domain-containing protein — protein MDRVKKEHFLLILACCLFIFLWAGIASASERLSVKSSVANLRNGSGTKYKVLWQVEKYHPFLVINKKKDWYEVKDFEGDTAWIHKTLLGKTDTVISTKSKCNVRSKPDKSSDIVLRVERGVPFKVISRKGDWIKIEHADGEVGWIYKSLVW, from the coding sequence ATGGATCGTGTGAAAAAAGAACATTTTCTATTAATTTTAGCTTGTTGTCTTTTTATTTTTCTGTGGGCCGGTATTGCGTCGGCCTCGGAACGGTTATCGGTGAAATCCTCTGTTGCAAATCTGAGAAACGGTTCAGGGACCAAATATAAGGTGCTGTGGCAGGTGGAAAAATATCATCCTTTTCTTGTAATCAATAAAAAAAAAGATTGGTACGAGGTCAAGGATTTTGAAGGGGATACGGCCTGGATTCATAAAACCCTGCTGGGGAAAACGGATACAGTGATTTCCACAAAATCAAAGTGCAATGTCCGCTCAAAACCCGATAAATCCAGCGACATTGTGCTCAGAGTTGAGAGGGGAGTTCCTTTCAAAGTGATCAGTCGTAAAGGAGACTGGATTAAGATTGAGCATGCTGATGGCGAAGTCGGTTGGATATATAAAAGCTTGGTGTGGTAA
- a CDS encoding ATP-binding protein, translating to MKKKQQKDPGNSGTRPFVLVKAFTVSSLVVMLTATIVIAALNAHWVRKILLEKSKEYNRLLVENLNHQIFLRFVWPVVFKHGEIKLREPSQYRLLDTVVKSTLHSFHVEMVNIYATDNVIAYSLDKAQIGKKNAGGVHYEKAMNKEVISKLVQQGNWMELTFWFPKETKIVTFAPLMQEVQLTREKDRMVIGVIEIIRDVSDDYQQVFKLQGLIVVSCAIIMGILFLILRFVVKHGEKIIERRAEERLKLEEKLRQAEHLSAIGEMTAGVSHEIRNPLGIIKSSAQLMKKKMAKLDPSSSIPGIIVEESTRLDRIITDFLDFAKPKIADLRPCCLEDIIEKNIAFLSSSEEHNKIKIIREYQKNPSDILGDPAMLYQAFLNIFLNAFQAMDHENGSITITTWHAPGFVYAGFTDTGPGIDEEILKKIWTPFFTTKEMGTGLGLGIIKNIIQAHQGEISIANGEPCGTRVEIRLPAAP from the coding sequence TTGAAAAAAAAGCAGCAGAAAGATCCCGGCAATTCCGGGACCCGACCTTTTGTTCTCGTCAAAGCCTTTACTGTCTCAAGCCTTGTTGTCATGCTGACGGCAACCATTGTTATTGCAGCGTTGAATGCCCACTGGGTAAGAAAAATACTACTTGAGAAAAGTAAAGAATATAACCGGCTTTTAGTGGAGAATCTAAATCACCAGATCTTTTTAAGATTTGTCTGGCCTGTGGTTTTCAAACATGGAGAAATAAAATTACGTGAACCTAGCCAATATAGACTTCTTGACACAGTTGTTAAAAGCACCCTGCACAGTTTCCATGTCGAAATGGTCAATATATATGCAACAGACAATGTGATTGCCTACAGCCTGGATAAAGCTCAGATCGGTAAAAAAAATGCCGGTGGTGTCCACTATGAAAAAGCCATGAATAAGGAGGTTATTTCCAAACTGGTTCAGCAGGGCAACTGGATGGAACTGACATTCTGGTTCCCCAAAGAGACAAAAATTGTCACCTTTGCCCCTTTGATGCAGGAAGTCCAACTCACCCGGGAAAAGGACAGGATGGTCATCGGCGTGATTGAAATTATCAGAGATGTATCGGACGATTATCAACAGGTTTTCAAACTCCAGGGGTTGATCGTCGTCAGTTGCGCAATCATCATGGGTATTCTTTTCCTTATTCTTCGATTCGTGGTGAAACATGGAGAAAAAATTATTGAACGCAGGGCGGAAGAACGGCTCAAGCTTGAAGAAAAACTGCGTCAGGCAGAGCACCTGTCCGCAATCGGTGAAATGACAGCCGGTGTATCACACGAAATTCGCAATCCCTTAGGCATTATAAAAAGCTCAGCGCAGCTGATGAAAAAAAAGATGGCAAAATTGGACCCGAGCAGCAGCATCCCAGGGATAATTGTTGAAGAATCTACCCGCTTAGATCGCATCATCACAGATTTTCTTGATTTTGCAAAACCTAAAATCGCAGACTTAAGGCCGTGCTGCCTGGAAGACATTATAGAAAAAAACATCGCTTTCTTATCGTCTTCAGAGGAGCACAATAAGATCAAAATTATCCGGGAATACCAGAAAAACCCTTCTGATATTCTCGGCGACCCAGCCATGCTCTACCAGGCGTTTTTAAATATTTTTTTAAATGCATTTCAGGCCATGGACCATGAAAATGGAAGCATCACCATTACCACATGGCATGCGCCGGGATTTGTTTATGCCGGTTTTACAGATACGGGACCGGGCATTGACGAAGAAATTTTAAAAAAAATTTGGACGCCCTTTTTTACCACAAAGGAGATGGGAACCGGTTTAGGGCTTGGCATTATTAAAAACATTATTCAAGCGCACCAGGGCGAAATCAGCATAGCCAATGGGGAACCCTGTGGTACCAGAGTGGAAATACGCCTGCCCGCAGCGCCGTAA